The genomic segment gtcaaaagaaaaaaatattaaatgctaaGAGGTGACAGCTTGTTTTGAAGAATATTAATTGAGATCTTTAAGAGTTCTGTTCGATTAGTCTAAGTTGACAGTCAAGAGAAGTAGAGATAAGAACAAGTTCGAAATTTGAAGAAACCTGCGAAAAAATTCACTACAAATCTCTAACGTGAGAATGACTTCAAGTTGAGTTTTACATTCACAACAAGAATTAGACGGCCCCATCCAAAGATAGCTGTGGCGGGAATTGCATGGACTATAAAATTGTGGTCCAGTAGAGTGATTTAGATGTTCACGTACAAACTTTAAATATTAGGATGTATTATGTACAATTCACATTGATTCCAactcaaattaaatccaatggACAAAATGAATGCATTACATATACTAGAAAGATCATCCAGCTATATACGCCGTTTAACATGTCTTTCACGTATAATCACATTATCTAGCTATACAAACTTAGATGTGTTATATAAACAAGATTAATGGTATTaatactttcttttcttcaacaatatatatatatatatatatatatatatattacacgaGTTTTGAATACATGTTTAAATACGGAAGGTGACACAATAATATCACTAGATCATATGTGCTGATCTAATTAATTACCGTTCGAATTTATGTCTACAGAAAATCATTTGATAATTAGCTACGtaaatgaacaaaaaagaaTGCAATGTTATGATAATATATTCCAAGTAATATCTTTCTAGTCAACCAAGGAATATAAAAATATCACCTAGTtaaagaatcatttttttttcttcttaatcgtGGACCTGCCACAAAAGTATTGTTATCTCAAAGACTAATTCCACGAGACCTTGCATCCGAGTACGCATTCgaaaattttccaaatttaaagGGCGCCAGGTGACCAAACGATTCAAACTCAGAACTCCTCTACTTGGAAGTTACCACTGGACCAATAAGACAACTTGGTTCAAATTAAgatttttcacaaaaatcatCTATCGTCTTGatactaatctatatatttttatgttgtgAGGACTTTTGGCTTCTTAATTCTTCAATATAGTAGAgcttcattttatttatttttgtgttaaatATAGTTGAGtacatttttaaagaaaagtgaGATGATTGTATCAGCAGTCTTTCTTATATCACAAATATGAGTAGATCCGATGATGCGTATCAAATGATGTCACAATTAAAATGATGCGTGCCACATATCAACAtaactattttatatatgtactcttttaatttatatttgtgttggttatgcaattataatttaatatatagatatatataagctttttaacaaaataaacttttttttataatatgagAGCGTACGTGCAAAggttaaattaaatatttaaaaaacttcaCAATTTTGTTCATATAGCAGTGTCTCTATAATGATGTAACCGATCACTAGCAGAATAACAAAActtgtataattttgttttaacgtGTCAATAATTCCTGTAAGTAGgatgatttattatatttattttaaaataaagtaatcGTTATTATTGGTCCATATGTTCAACCAGAAAATAAGTATTGGTCCATAGCGAAGGGCCCAATCGAATCTTCTGCAAATAAGGAAAGGAAAGCATGCATTTCTTTCATATACTGTATGTACTCATCTTTTACAGCTTTTCTTTACGATGCTatggttcaaatcagtttgaTATATGTACTCATGCATAGCCAAAACAACATTTGCTTCGAAGCAAATTGATTTAACTGTCACTTTTTGTAATGagatttgaaaaatttataGTTATTTGCATGGTACCGATAATTTGCTCTtagcgaaaaaaaaaatggtacctAATTTACTATATAATATGCATTTTATGGcgtattttaaaaaactataacattataaaaagataattaaaaactatataaatttattataatctGTGGATGAAACAACatgatatttaaatatataagaaaacgaACAAAATTGTTTGTTCATGTTGtcttatatgaaaaaaatatatatgccaTGCGctgattttataaaaacaaaaagccaCAATATGGTTATTTAGTGCTATTGCTAAAACTCCAATTTATATACCAATAataaagtataatataatttatattaaaaacttcaaaataaattaaatgtctATGAGAGCTCCCCACCCTCCAcaacatcaccaccaccacccacTAACATTAATCACATAAACTTTAAAACATGCACAATAACATAAAGCTGAATTTCTAATCTAAAGACTCAACCAAATTCCCCATGTCCTCCAttcaactaattaagaaaaatgagTAATTAAATAAAGGCTTCCATTACTtcaattatcatatttaaatatttatcttgtttacaggaaaaaaaaaaaggcaaaacatACACAAAACCAACTAAATAGATACAGAGGTGGACCATGATCTAATCTTTTCTtcctaaaaatccaaaaatctttGACCTAACGTTGATCTAACCCTGCTTTCTAACTCTCATATGTCACAATTAAAGAGTTAGGAACCTTACATAAATGCACCACTACTACCTCTCTACTTTTCTAGATAATCAAATTCATACTTTGCCAAATCGAAACCAGAATCTCAGGTTAACAATGTTGAGGACGACCCAAggttaataatttttgttgaaCATCAATATCCTCAGCGATCTTCTTGGCATCAATGGCTGCACCAAGCAACCCAAGCTTTGTGAAACCGACTGCATACAATCCGCTTTCGCCTTTCCAACCGTTAGGAAAGGGTTTACGCGGAAATCCATCTTTCTCACAAAACATGTTCATTCcctaatacaaaaaaaaaaatatggatataCAATTCAAAgtcaaaaccaaattaattcaACTATTGAAACGTAAAAATGGGTTGCGATGTGTCAATATCAAGGAATTAAGAATAATGAAGATGTAGACGCATCATCGCTCATGGTACACACCTTTAGCCACATGGGTACGTTGCTTTTGTAACCCGTAGCAAGTATAATGGCGTCAAAGTTATCCACTCTCCCATCAACAAACTCTGCCGAATGTTGCATTACCCGTTTCAACTCCGGATACACctataaatccaaaaaaaaaaaaaacaattcagtATACCATAATCTCACGTTTGTGTGTAATTAATATGATTTGAGAAAGACATAAGTAATGAACCTTGATGTCTCCACTTCGGATTTTAGCAAGAGTGCCAACATCCAAAACCGGAGTCTTTCCGCACTTGATCTTGCGTTCAAGAGGGCCTAGCTTTGGTCGAACTAGCCCTAACCGATCCGTGTCGCCAAGAACCAATCGTGACATATGTAGCAAAAACCGGTCCACCACTTGCACTGGAAACCACTTGAGAAGGCTCGTGGATATCCCAAAAGTCGATAGACCCAGCATTTCTTGAGGTAATACGTGCACCTATAGCATTAGTCGAAAACTCGATTAGCCTTAATAGAACTACAAAAGATCTAAATCATGTAATCACATGCATACCTTCTtggaaagtaaaagaatataaaatgtaaacattTGATTACTTGATATCAAAGATACCAATACAATGTTAGtgctaaaccctaaagactgaAGAGTAACACATATTACGATCGAGCATTGCAAGAACTATACTAAACATCTATCATtctttttaaactttcaaaatatattaaaagagaagatcGTTTATTTAATCCTCACCGTATCACGAACCACTAGAGAAGGATGAGCATTGAAGTTGCAAAGATCTAAACAAACTTCCATCCCAGAGTTTCCACATCCCACGACCAAAACCTTTTTCTCTCTAAACATTTCACCGCTTTTATAAGAGCTTGTATGGAGGATTGGCCCAACAAAGTCCACAATTCCATCAATCTCCGGCATCACCTCCTCAGCATTCTCCCCAGTCGCCACAACAAGCCACCGCGAAACATACTCAGTTTCCTCCTCCTTTGTTCCTCCAACAGTCCTCACCCTCCATAACCCACACCGCCTATCTAACTTCGCCTCTTCCACGGTCTGGTTAAAAACTGGCTTTAGGCCAAAATGTTCCGCGTAGGACTCAAGATATTGAACAAACTGTTG from the Camelina sativa cultivar DH55 chromosome 12, Cs, whole genome shotgun sequence genome contains:
- the LOC104732463 gene encoding indole-3-pyruvate monooxygenase YUCCA2-like, yielding MEFVTETLGKRVHDPYVEESRCILIPGPIIVGSGPSGLATAACLKSRGVSSLILERSTCIASLWQLKTYDRLRLHLPKHFCELPLMPFPSSYPTYPTKQQFVQYLESYAEHFGLKPVFNQTVEEAKLDRRCGLWRVRTVGGTKEEETEYVSRWLVVATGENAEEVMPEIDGIVDFVGPILHTSSYKSGEMFREKKVLVVGCGNSGMEVCLDLCNFNAHPSLVVRDTVHVLPQEMLGLSTFGISTSLLKWFPVQVVDRFLLHMSRLVLGDTDRLGLVRPKLGPLERKIKCGKTPVLDVGTLAKIRSGDIKVYPELKRVMQHSAEFVDGRVDNFDAIILATGYKSNVPMWLKGMNMFCEKDGFPRKPFPNGWKGESGLYAVGFTKLGLLGAAIDAKKIAEDIDVQQKLLTLGRPQHC